One stretch of Nocardia mangyaensis DNA includes these proteins:
- a CDS encoding PQQ-binding-like beta-propeller repeat protein, producing MTSLAAAGVVALAGCGTDVDDITVGAGKGWPAVHHDGRNGGTSPVSGAESVSLSWSRPVGGPIAQPLTIGEEGQMFVTTSTGNCAIFSFQMLTGRKRFCNPLGPSTIEAPTVVDQVSNVYVGDDGAVNSFNYLGQPRWRTPVAGVPVAIQFTGDGKLLTVTQSGQVDVLSRQTGGREVPTLQLLGEPDFLRFPRLTRPASGDGLDDCRTGGPRCAVANTTAVDPATGRFFVTVWQPGNGAASLRAMRYAEGKVTQDWSADMLTGGSATSPALSADGDTVYVGDNSGRLIAVNTSDGSTRWTHDLGWTPVGGIAVADGLIIPAGDEGYLTALRDEDDRAEIIWERKDLALRGTPAQTAGGIGYTVAAIGPGLNLITFDTRNGNTVDSDPLPGATGTTTGTSIGPEGEIVVATRLGEIFTFTPA from the coding sequence GTGACCTCGCTCGCTGCCGCCGGTGTGGTGGCGCTGGCGGGCTGCGGCACCGATGTGGACGACATCACGGTCGGCGCCGGAAAGGGTTGGCCCGCGGTCCATCACGACGGCCGCAACGGTGGCACCAGCCCGGTGAGCGGTGCGGAGTCGGTGTCACTGAGCTGGTCGCGTCCGGTGGGTGGACCGATCGCCCAGCCGTTGACGATCGGCGAAGAGGGCCAGATGTTCGTCACGACGAGCACCGGCAACTGCGCGATCTTCTCCTTCCAGATGCTGACCGGCCGCAAACGCTTCTGCAACCCGCTCGGGCCGTCCACGATCGAGGCGCCGACCGTGGTCGACCAGGTCTCCAACGTCTACGTCGGTGACGACGGCGCGGTCAACTCGTTCAACTACCTCGGTCAGCCCCGCTGGCGCACGCCCGTGGCCGGGGTCCCGGTGGCGATCCAGTTCACCGGCGACGGCAAGCTGCTGACCGTGACCCAGTCCGGTCAGGTCGATGTGCTCAGCCGTCAGACCGGCGGTCGCGAGGTGCCGACCCTGCAACTGCTCGGCGAACCCGACTTCCTGCGGTTCCCCCGCCTCACGCGCCCTGCCTCCGGCGACGGCCTCGACGACTGCCGCACCGGCGGCCCGCGCTGCGCGGTCGCCAACACCACCGCCGTCGACCCGGCCACCGGCCGCTTCTTCGTCACCGTGTGGCAGCCTGGCAATGGCGCGGCCTCGCTGCGCGCGATGCGCTACGCCGAGGGCAAGGTGACCCAGGACTGGAGCGCCGACATGCTCACCGGCGGCAGTGCCACCAGCCCCGCCCTGTCCGCCGACGGTGACACCGTCTACGTCGGTGACAACAGCGGGCGCCTGATCGCGGTGAACACCTCCGATGGCAGCACCCGCTGGACCCACGATCTCGGCTGGACCCCCGTCGGGGGCATCGCCGTCGCCGACGGCCTGATCATCCCGGCGGGCGACGAAGGCTACCTGACGGCCTTGCGCGACGAGGATGACCGCGCCGAGATCATCTGGGAGCGCAAGGATCTCGCCCTGCGCGGCACGCCCGCCCAGACCGCGGGCGGCATCGGCTACACCGTCGCCGCCATCGGCCCCGGCCTCAACCTGATCACCTTCGACACCCGCAACGGCAACACCGTCGACTCCGACCCCCTCCCCGGTGCCACCGGCACCACCACCGGCACCTCGATCGGTCCGGAGGGCGAGATCGTCGTCGCCACCCGCCTCGGCGAGATCTTCACCTTCACCCCCGCCTGA
- a CDS encoding polysaccharide deacetylase family protein has product MAGGSNTMIRVAPALLLAAALTACTAPAQSEQPPAPATTTTPAPPNPAEIAANELGLVPVLMYHQITPHPAGEYDQTPAEFRDELERLHREGYRPVTAAQYIAGELDLPAGTHPVVLTFDDSTRSQLTFTDTGEVDPDSAAGILAEFGARYPDFRPVATFYVNNEPFGGDPRALPWLAAHGHEIGAHTAAHAHLASLDADNVQREFVQNVRAVTAAAPEVTVRTMALPLGIYPRDHALAAAGSWDGTSYAFDAVMLVGANPAPAPYGAVDRAAVPRIRSGLGAVPFDSAYWLDWLAANPDQRYTADGDATRISFPRHLATELDARWADRANPY; this is encoded by the coding sequence ATGGCAGGTGGTTCGAACACGATGATCCGAGTTGCGCCCGCGCTCCTGCTGGCCGCGGCACTCACCGCCTGCACGGCACCGGCGCAGAGCGAGCAACCGCCCGCACCGGCGACGACAACGACACCGGCACCACCGAATCCGGCCGAGATCGCCGCCAACGAACTGGGACTCGTCCCGGTGCTGATGTATCACCAGATCACCCCGCATCCGGCAGGCGAGTACGACCAGACCCCGGCGGAGTTCCGCGACGAACTCGAACGGCTGCACCGCGAGGGCTACCGACCGGTGACCGCCGCCCAGTACATCGCCGGCGAGCTCGACCTACCGGCCGGCACCCATCCGGTGGTGCTCACCTTCGACGACTCCACCCGCAGCCAGCTCACGTTCACCGACACCGGGGAGGTGGACCCGGACAGTGCCGCGGGCATCCTCGCCGAGTTCGGCGCCCGCTACCCGGATTTCCGACCCGTCGCCACGTTCTACGTCAACAACGAGCCCTTCGGCGGTGACCCGCGCGCTCTGCCCTGGCTGGCCGCGCACGGCCACGAGATCGGCGCGCACACGGCCGCTCACGCCCACCTGGCGAGCCTGGACGCCGACAACGTGCAGCGCGAGTTCGTGCAGAATGTGCGCGCGGTGACCGCGGCCGCGCCGGAGGTGACCGTGCGCACCATGGCACTGCCGCTCGGCATCTATCCCCGCGATCACGCCCTGGCAGCCGCGGGCAGCTGGGATGGCACGTCCTACGCCTTCGACGCGGTGATGCTGGTCGGCGCGAATCCGGCCCCCGCGCCGTACGGCGCCGTCGACCGGGCCGCCGTGCCGCGCATCCGATCGGGTCTGGGCGCGGTTCCGTTCGATTCCGCCTACTGGTTGGACTGGCTCGCCGCCAACCCCGACCAGCGTTACACCGCCGACGGCGATGCCACGCGCATCTCCTTCCCCCGGCACCTCGCGACAGAACTCGATGCTCGCTGGGCGGACCGGGCCAACCCGTACTGA
- a CDS encoding acyltransferase, with protein MTSMWGAPLSARWRGSRRRDPQQARFLTRDSLRWVLANRAYTPWYLVRYYRLAKFRLTNPHIVLRGMVFLGRNVEIHATPELARMEIGRWVHIGDGNAIRCHEGSLRIGDKVVFGKDNVVNTYLDIEIGESTLVADWCYICDFDHKMDDITLPIKDQGIAKSPVRIGPDTWIAAKVTVLRDTRVGRGCVLGAHAVVRGDVPDFSIAVGAPAKVVKNRKVAWDATAEERAAYLAALADIERKKNAASNAN; from the coding sequence GTGACGAGCATGTGGGGCGCGCCACTGAGCGCGCGCTGGCGTGGATCACGCCGCCGCGATCCGCAGCAGGCGCGGTTTCTGACCAGGGACTCGCTGCGCTGGGTGCTCGCCAACCGCGCCTACACCCCCTGGTACCTGGTGCGGTACTACCGGCTGGCCAAGTTCCGGCTGACCAATCCGCACATCGTGCTGCGCGGGATGGTGTTCCTCGGCCGCAATGTGGAGATCCACGCGACGCCGGAGCTGGCTCGCATGGAGATCGGCCGCTGGGTGCACATCGGCGACGGCAACGCCATCCGCTGCCACGAGGGTTCGCTGCGCATCGGCGACAAGGTGGTGTTCGGCAAGGACAACGTCGTCAACACCTACCTCGACATCGAGATCGGTGAATCGACCCTGGTCGCGGACTGGTGCTACATCTGCGACTTCGACCACAAGATGGACGACATCACGCTGCCGATCAAGGACCAGGGCATCGCGAAGAGCCCCGTGCGGATCGGACCGGACACCTGGATCGCGGCCAAGGTGACCGTGCTGCGTGACACCCGCGTCGGCCGCGGCTGTGTGCTCGGCGCGCACGCGGTGGTGCGCGGCGATGTCCCCGACTTCTCCATCGCGGTCGGCGCACCGGCCAAGGTGGTCAAGAACCGCAAGGTCGCCTGGGATGCCACCGCCGAGGAGCGCGCTGCCTACCTGGCGGCGCTGGCCGACATCGAACGCAAGAAGAACGCCGCCAGCAACGCGAACTGA
- a CDS encoding DUF1697 domain-containing protein — translation MNSYAALLRGIGPSNPQMTNDKLRAVFTGLGFTDVGSVVASGNIVFRCADTDVPALEDRIQEALNAELGIPGGTIVRSREELRALLDSDPFPGLTHSRGTYLIATFFKALEAPAEIPDFDDPLARVVGVDRAARAVLAVVDNSVGKTPDFMAWLEKQYGKDITTRTWLTVQRVVKKMG, via the coding sequence ATGAACAGCTATGCGGCGTTGCTGCGTGGGATCGGGCCATCGAACCCGCAGATGACCAACGACAAATTGCGTGCGGTGTTCACCGGCCTCGGGTTCACCGACGTGGGCTCGGTGGTGGCCAGCGGCAACATCGTCTTCCGCTGCGCCGACACCGACGTCCCGGCGCTGGAGGACCGCATCCAGGAGGCCCTCAACGCCGAGCTGGGCATCCCCGGCGGCACCATCGTGCGCTCGCGGGAGGAGCTGCGGGCTCTGCTCGACAGCGACCCCTTCCCCGGTCTCACCCACAGCCGCGGGACCTACCTGATCGCCACCTTCTTCAAGGCGCTCGAGGCGCCCGCCGAGATCCCCGATTTCGACGATCCCCTCGCCCGGGTGGTCGGTGTCGACCGTGCCGCGCGTGCGGTCCTGGCCGTCGTCGACAACTCCGTGGGCAAGACCCCCGATTTCATGGCGTGGCTGGAAAAGCAGTACGGCAAGGACATCACCACCCGCACCTGGCTCACGGTCCAGCGAGTGGTCAAGAAGATGGGCTGA